One genomic segment of Anguilla anguilla isolate fAngAng1 chromosome 2, fAngAng1.pri, whole genome shotgun sequence includes these proteins:
- the c1qtnf1 gene encoding complement C1q tumor necrosis factor-related protein 1 yields the protein MMQTHKLPGPAVCLCTLVLLCMGTVSEPYTPPYPDRDPERYDYRASHHPRDFHRDTSGGRRPECRRCCDPEEEGPTYPYPLPQYQVVPQINITILKGEKGDSGERGPYGKSGKLGKMGLRGPHGMKGTKGNMGPPGDPCKTYYSAFSVGRKKALHSNDYYQTLVFDREFVNLYNHFNMFTGKFYCYVPGIYFFSLNVHTWNQKETYMHVMKNEEEMAILYAQPSDRSIMQSQSFMLDLQQNDEVWVRLFKGERENAVFSDDYDTYITFSGYLIKAMNEG from the exons ATGATGCAGACCCACAAGCTCCCTGGCCCTGCTGTCTGCCTGTGTACGTTGGTGCTGCTCTGTATGGGCACCGTGTCCGAGCCCTACACACCCCCCTACCCCGACAGGGACCCGGAACGATACGACTACAGGGCAAGCCACCACCCCAGGGACTTCCACAGAGACACCAG CGGGGGAAGAAGACCAGAGTGTCGGCGTTGCTGTGACCCGGAGGAAGAAGGTCCCACGTATCCATATCCCCTCCCACAATACCAGGTCGTACCGCAAATAAACATCACTATACTGAAAG GTGAGAAAGGGGATAGCGGAGAGCGAGGGCCCTATGGGAAGTCAGGAAAATTGGGGAAGATGGGGCTGCGAGGCCCACACGGGATGAAGGGCACCAAGGGCAACATGGGGCCCCCGGGGGACCCCTGCAAGACCTACTACTCCGCCTTCTCAGTGGGGCGCAAGAAGGCCCTGCACAGCAATGACTACTACCAGACGCTGGTCTTCGACAGGGAGTTCGTCAACCTGTACAACCACTTCAACATGTTCACCGGCAAGTTCTACTGCTACGTGCCCGGTATCTACTTCTTCAGCCTCAACGTGCACACCTGGAACCAGAAGGAGACGTACATGCACGTGATGAAGAACGAGGAGGAGATGGCCATCCTGTACGCCCAGCCCAGCGACCGCAGCATCATGCAGAGCCAGAGCTTCATGCTGGACCTGCAGCAGAACGATGAGGTGTGGGTGCGCCTTTTCAAGGGCGAGAGGGAGAACGCTGTCTTCAGCGACGACTATGACACTTACATCACCTTCAGCGGGTACCTGATCAAAGCCATGAACGAGGGCTAG